A genomic window from Scomber scombrus chromosome 18, fScoSco1.1, whole genome shotgun sequence includes:
- the mmd2a gene encoding monocyte to macrophage differentiation factor 2a isoform X1 has translation MRARTENAHKHEMDLKKTKLGRFMNCRVPASKRYQPTEYEHAANCATHGFWILPSLLGGSVLYFLSMDQWHRVAAWLYGSGLTGLFVTSTLFHTAAWKISHLRCVKVEQRFHMCDRMAIYFFIASSYSPWLMLRELGPWACHMRWLIWVMACIGSMYVFFFHERYKLVELLGYVAMGAVPALVILSMVDRAGVCELAVGGVFYVVGVVFFKSDGLVPFAHAIWHLFVAVGATVHYYAIWRYLYVPGPLLQTSR, from the exons ATGCGCGCACGCACAGAAAACGCACATAAGCACGAGATGGATTTGAAGAAGACAAAATTGGGAAG GTTCATGAACTGCAGGGTGCCAGCCAGTAAGAGATACCAGCCTACTGAATACGAACATGCTGCGAACTGTGCCACACACGGG TTCTGGATCCTCCCCAGTCTGTTGGGTGGGTCTGTCCTTTACTTCCTGTCTATGGATCAATGGCATCGTGTTGCTGCCTGGCTCTATGGGAGCGGTCTCACCGGCCTGTTTGTCACCTCAACACTCTTCCACACTGCTGCCTGGAAAATCAGCCACctccggtgtgt gAAGGTGGAGCAGCGTTTCCACATGTGTGACAGAATGGCCATCTACTTTTTCATCGCATCCTCCTATTCTCCCTG GTTGATGCTGAGGGAGCTGGGGCCCTGGGCGTGCCACATGCGCTGGCTGATCTGGGTCATGGCTTGTATAGGATCCATGTATGTCTTCTTTTTCCATGAGAG GTACAAGCTGGTAGAGTTGCTTGGATATGTGGCCATGGGAGCTGTTCCTGCTTTGGTCATCCTGTCTATG GTGGACCGTGCAGGCGTGTGTGAACTGGCTGTGGGAGGTGTCTTCTATGTGGTGGGCGTGGTATTCTTCAAGAGCGATGGCCTCGTTCCGTTCGCCCACGCCATCTGGCACCTTTTCGTTGCAGTCGGAGCAACCGTTCACTATTACGCCATCTGGAGGTACCTGTATGTACCTGGGCCTCTGCTGCAGACATCGAGGTGA
- the mmd2a gene encoding monocyte to macrophage differentiation factor 2a isoform X2, with product MRARTENAHKHEMDLKKTKLGRFMNCRVPASKRYQPTEYEHAANCATHGFWILPSLLGGSVLYFLSMDQWHRVAAWLYGSGLTGLFVTSTLFHTAAWKISHLRKVEQRFHMCDRMAIYFFIASSYSPWLMLRELGPWACHMRWLIWVMACIGSMYVFFFHERYKLVELLGYVAMGAVPALVILSMVDRAGVCELAVGGVFYVVGVVFFKSDGLVPFAHAIWHLFVAVGATVHYYAIWRYLYVPGPLLQTSR from the exons ATGCGCGCACGCACAGAAAACGCACATAAGCACGAGATGGATTTGAAGAAGACAAAATTGGGAAG GTTCATGAACTGCAGGGTGCCAGCCAGTAAGAGATACCAGCCTACTGAATACGAACATGCTGCGAACTGTGCCACACACGGG TTCTGGATCCTCCCCAGTCTGTTGGGTGGGTCTGTCCTTTACTTCCTGTCTATGGATCAATGGCATCGTGTTGCTGCCTGGCTCTATGGGAGCGGTCTCACCGGCCTGTTTGTCACCTCAACACTCTTCCACACTGCTGCCTGGAAAATCAGCCACctccg gAAGGTGGAGCAGCGTTTCCACATGTGTGACAGAATGGCCATCTACTTTTTCATCGCATCCTCCTATTCTCCCTG GTTGATGCTGAGGGAGCTGGGGCCCTGGGCGTGCCACATGCGCTGGCTGATCTGGGTCATGGCTTGTATAGGATCCATGTATGTCTTCTTTTTCCATGAGAG GTACAAGCTGGTAGAGTTGCTTGGATATGTGGCCATGGGAGCTGTTCCTGCTTTGGTCATCCTGTCTATG GTGGACCGTGCAGGCGTGTGTGAACTGGCTGTGGGAGGTGTCTTCTATGTGGTGGGCGTGGTATTCTTCAAGAGCGATGGCCTCGTTCCGTTCGCCCACGCCATCTGGCACCTTTTCGTTGCAGTCGGAGCAACCGTTCACTATTACGCCATCTGGAGGTACCTGTATGTACCTGGGCCTCTGCTGCAGACATCGAGGTGA